The following are from one region of the Planctomonas sp. JC2975 genome:
- a CDS encoding DUF4232 domain-containing protein produces MSDQQGFPEPLGDGGGTGGDDGSGGPDGSEDPDTARKGIRGRTIAIIVLAVVVVALLVLIAVMAFANGSKGSPTSSPTVTPTASPTQTSTATPTSTATSGATPTCSVDDLSVTLGTPSGAAGSEYLPIDFTNTSSKACELHGFPGVSFVGNGNGTQLGAPADWDTSQTIVQNTLQPGTVVVSNLKIAQAGNYDPSECQPLAADGLRIYPPHSTKAVFVKASNLTACQNANVHLLTVISPVAPPQ; encoded by the coding sequence CAGCAGGGATTCCCCGAACCGCTCGGCGACGGGGGCGGAACCGGCGGTGATGACGGATCAGGCGGACCGGATGGTTCGGAAGATCCGGACACGGCGCGCAAGGGCATCCGCGGTCGCACGATCGCGATCATCGTCCTGGCGGTCGTTGTGGTCGCCCTGCTCGTACTGATCGCCGTCATGGCGTTCGCGAACGGGAGCAAGGGATCGCCGACGTCGAGCCCGACGGTCACGCCCACCGCGAGCCCGACGCAGACGAGTACGGCGACTCCCACCTCAACGGCCACCTCGGGTGCGACGCCCACGTGCTCGGTGGACGACCTGTCCGTTACGCTCGGAACCCCGAGCGGCGCGGCCGGCAGCGAGTACCTGCCGATCGACTTCACCAACACGTCCTCGAAGGCGTGCGAGTTGCACGGGTTCCCCGGCGTCTCGTTCGTCGGCAACGGGAACGGCACGCAGCTCGGCGCGCCGGCCGACTGGGACACGTCGCAGACCATCGTGCAGAACACGCTCCAGCCGGGAACCGTCGTGGTGTCGAACCTCAAGATCGCGCAAGCGGGCAACTACGACCCGAGCGAATGCCAGCCCCTCGCGGCCGACGGGCTGCGCATCTATCCGCCGCACTCCACGAAAGCCGTGTTCGTGAAGGCGTCGAACCTGACCGCCTGCCAGAACGCGAACGTGCATCTGCTCACGGTCATTTCTCCGGTCGCTCCCCCGCAGTAG